One window of Blastocatellia bacterium genomic DNA carries:
- a CDS encoding NAD-dependent epimerase/dehydratase family protein: MNVLVIGGTGYIGTHAVEELLRRGHEVAILARGETPSHLPAAVRHIKGDRHQPTDIEALRAARFDAVIDINAYTREETQAVINAFDGRVERFVHLSSLSACQVVPAQPFNENSPLVTDPSFAYGYNKAECERALRWAHARNGFPFISLRPPAVIGPRDYLSRENYFLKRMVAGDPVIVAGSGATPIWAIYVKDLAAVLADALTAIDVAGGAYSVAQAEAVSINDHIAAIAAIAGVEAEVEHIPAGLLERLGFNLQHFPYYSGDAILTIDTGAARNDLAFKPTPYSQALRETVDYFIGRGPERSPSIEDRFPPLMPRARERLLVGRYRLAMRELEDRLTDEWLNEALSEL; the protein is encoded by the coding sequence ATGAACGTTCTCGTCATCGGCGGGACTGGCTACATCGGCACGCACGCGGTTGAAGAATTGCTGCGGCGCGGTCATGAAGTCGCCATCCTGGCGCGCGGCGAGACTCCCTCGCATCTGCCCGCAGCGGTGCGCCATATCAAGGGCGACCGCCATCAGCCCACAGACATTGAAGCGTTGCGCGCCGCCCGCTTTGACGCCGTCATTGACATCAACGCCTATACCCGCGAAGAGACGCAAGCCGTCATCAATGCCTTTGATGGGCGCGTCGAGCGCTTCGTCCATCTCAGCTCGCTGTCGGCCTGCCAGGTGGTGCCGGCGCAGCCCTTTAACGAAAACAGCCCGCTGGTTACCGACCCGAGTTTCGCCTATGGCTATAACAAAGCCGAATGCGAGCGCGCCCTGCGCTGGGCGCATGCGCGCAATGGCTTTCCGTTCATCAGCCTGCGCCCGCCGGCGGTCATCGGGCCGCGCGATTACCTATCGCGTGAGAACTATTTTCTGAAGCGCATGGTCGCCGGCGATCCGGTCATCGTCGCCGGCAGCGGCGCGACGCCGATCTGGGCCATTTATGTCAAAGACCTTGCCGCCGTGCTCGCTGATGCGCTGACGGCAATCGATGTCGCGGGCGGCGCTTATTCCGTCGCGCAAGCCGAAGCGGTCAGCATTAACGACCACATCGCCGCCATTGCCGCGATTGCCGGCGTTGAGGCCGAAGTCGAGCACATCCCGGCTGGGCTGCTCGAACGGCTGGGATTCAACCTGCAACACTTCCCCTACTATTCGGGCGATGCCATCCTGACGATTGACACCGGCGCAGCGCGTAACGATTTAGCGTTCAAGCCGACGCCTTATTCGCAGGCGCTCAGAGAAACCGTTGACTACTTCATTGGGCGCGGCCCGGAGCGCAGTCCGTCTATCGAAGACCGCTTCCCTCCCCTCATGCCGCGCGCCCGCGAGCGCCTGCTTGTCGGGCGCTATCGTCTCGCGATGCGCGAGCTCGAAGACCGCCTGACTGATGAATGGCTGAACGAAGCCCTGTCGGAGCTTTAG